In a genomic window of Helianthus annuus cultivar XRQ/B chromosome 10, HanXRQr2.0-SUNRISE, whole genome shotgun sequence:
- the LOC110886150 gene encoding low affinity sulfate transporter 3-like, whose protein sequence is MTSCYVATGSFSRTAVNFFAGCQTAVSNVVIAITVLLMPQFLTGLLYYTPVAILSLIILSALPGLINYTEAYNIWKVDKLDFLACAGAFYGVLFASVEIGLMVAVYVIDYRLAKKYRDLHTHKHIPYRSEMKFSSKAFQTLPRL, encoded by the exons ATGACTTCCTGCTATGTTGCCACAG GTTCATTTTCGCGCACTGCTGTAAACTTTTTTGCTGGCTGTCAAACAGCAGTGTCTAACGTAGTCATAGCCATCACGGTGCTCTTAATGCCACAATTTTTAACGGGGCTACTGTACTACACTCCGGTTGCCATACTATCCTTGATTATCTTATCTGCACTACCGGGACTAATCAACTATACTGAAGCTTATAATATCTGGAAAGTTGACAAACTCGACTTTTTGGCTTGTGCCGGAGCTTTCTATGGTGTGTTGTTTGCTTCGGTAGAGATAGGTCTTATGGTTGCG GTTTACGTTATAGATTACCGTCTGGCCAAAAAGTATAGGGATCTCCATACACATAAGCATATACCATACAG gtcggAGATGAAGTTTTCCTCAAAAGCATTCCAAACTCTACCGAGACTGTAG